DNA sequence from the Verrucomicrobiia bacterium genome:
TTTCCTTTTACTCGCGGAACAATGCCTCCGCTTCGACCGAGCGGATTATCTTGCGCATTGGGAATCAATGGTACGCGTCCGCGCAAACATTGAACGATTCCGGCAATGGTTCCAGCTGGACCCTCAACGAATTCGGTTTCGATTCTGGCGCGGCGTCCTGGAGATTGTTCAACACGAACACCCTGACCGTGGGTGCGCCGTTGGCCAGTCCGCTTCCAGCAGAGACCATCACTGGGATCGGCTTCTTCGGCTTCATCCAGCAGGATTCGGGCAAGATTCGAGTGGATGAAGTCGTGGTGACTGGATTCGTCACGAACGCGCCGCCTGAAATACTTGCGGTCAACGCGCAGCCCGCGACCAATGTTTATGCGGGCACGACTTTGGTGCTAAATGTTTCCGCGGATGGCGCGCCGTCCTTGAATTATCAATGGCGAAGGAACGGCACCAACCTTCTCAACGCGCCCGGCATCAGCGGGGCGACTTCCTCCTCTTTGACACTCAGCAATGCAACCCCCGCAGACTCGGGCGTTTACCATGTCGTTGTCAGCAATGCGCACGGCACAAACACCAGCGCGCCAGTGCCGATATCCGTGAACGTTGCCACCCCAGCGATTGTGGATTGGTCGGAATTCAACGCAAACGGCGCGATCGCCGTCGCCAGTCAGGAGACCAACACGCTGACCGTGTCGTGGACGAACAGGTCGGGGAATGCGTTCCGGGTCCGATTCAACCTGATGCCGGGGCAAGTTCTGCTGCGAAGCGTAGAAACCGCTGGGGGCCCTGGCGCAGCGTTCACCACGATTGCACAGGACGTGGATGTCCGTTATCGCGTCACGCTCGGCTCACGTTTTGAAAAAGCCGGCTGGCCCTACATTTTCTTCGATCGAGTGGATGCCAATTCGCCCGCCCCGATTCCGCATCTATCTTCCCTGGATCCGAAGAAGGTGCGCGTCGTCAGTGACAGTCCCCATCGGGCGAGGCTGATATTCTCGGGTCTGCAGATCGGACCGTACGTGGGCGAAATGACGTGTGTCATTTACGACGGCAGCCCCTTCGTTCAGTTCCAGGCGTCGATGGAGGTGACCAGGCCGTGGGCGGCTTACCTCTATGACGCTCTGTTTTATGCGGATTTTGCGAATATTTCCTATCGCGACAGTCATGGAACATTTCAAATGACGCCCGCCCATTCATTGTCGCAAACCCTTCCCGGCGAAGCGGCCCGCGTCCTGGCGAAACATCGGACCATTATGGGCACCGTCGCGGGTGGCACTGGGACATTGGCTGTGATGTCACCGCCACACGCAGCGATCTATCCGATTGATCAGAGTGATAACTACGGGTTCCTTCAGGCCGGCAAGAAGTTTATCGGAACGAAGATGTCCTATTCGGCAGACAATCGTTATCGCCCGTGGGTGGATGCGCCGAACGGATCGACCCAAAGGATGGATGTCTTTCTCGTCCTGGGGGCCGGAACGCCGCAAGCGACGCTGACTACTGTTCTGGACTATACGCATGGAGATTTCTTCAAGCCGCTGGCCGGGCATTACACGATGGCGGAACATTTCCATCCCGAGTTCACCGCGAATTATCGCAGCGGACGCGATACAGTGACTCCGTTCAAGGAGGCGATGCAATCCATTGGCGTTCGAATCGTGCAGCCGATGGAGTTTCACGGCCCCGGCAGTCCGTTCAACAACATGACCAACCGGCTCGCCGAGTTGCATGACATGTTCAACATCATGGCCGCGCACTCTGATGAGAATTTCCTTTTTATCCCGGGGGAGGAATACAACAACTGGTTCGGGGGGCACTGGTCTTACATGTTCACCCGTCCCGTTTATTTTACAGGATGGCCGGGACAAGGCACCCGGCCGTTCAAGATGACCAATCTGGTTGCCGGGACCAGGACGTATCCGCTCGTTTATCAAGTGGGCGACGCCGATCACATGAGCCAGTTGCTGCAGGAGGAAGGAGGGCTGGCGTGGACCTCTCACCCCCGGATCAAGGGTTCTCGTCAGAACCCTGATATCTTCGCGAACACGGCATTTTTCAAGGACGACTCGTTCCTCGCTGGCGATTGGAAATCGATGCCGCTGGATTTGTCGAAGGATCGATTGGGTTTCCGCTCCTTTCAATTGATGGACGATGTTGCGCAATGGGGATATCGCAAATCCATGCTCGGGGAAGTGGACACATTCCTGCTGGACGCGACGCATGAAATCTATGCGCATATGAATGTGAACTATCTTCAGTTGCAGGAATTTCCTTCAAAGACTAATTGGGCAAGCGTCGTGGAGTGTGTGCGGAACGGAGAGTTTTTCACCACCACGGGAGAACTGTTGATCCATCGATGGAACGCCACGAGCGCTGGCGTGACGGCGACTGTGGAATGGTATTTCCCGCCAGCGTTCGCAGAAATTACCTGGGGCGACGACAACGGGATCCGCAAGCTCAAACGCGCGCTGACGAATGGAATCGAATTCGAAACCTGCGAACTCGTGATGCCGGCCGATCTGTCAGCAGCAAACTGGGTACGATTCGAAGTGTGGGATGTTGCGCGCAACGGCGCATTCACCCAACAACGGTGGTTGAAGGCGCCAGCCAAACCGGAAACCATCACAGGCGCGACAACGAGCTTCACGTTGATTGACTCGGATACCGATGCGCCCGTACCGGGGTTCGATCCAATACAACCCAATGCC
Encoded proteins:
- a CDS encoding LamG-like jellyroll fold domain-containing protein — translated: MKFRTPPVHSNRGIGTICKLIVVSMILLGAAHPANAAVLLNARFDQNVPDNSPVGAAPGWHAIALHNGAVTDYTTSTPNGNYPTISHSTAGAGNGGVGYLVFGAGNLVSNVCIWLDTPSLFQGKSISSISFYSRNNASASTERIILRIGNQWYASAQTLNDSGNGSSWTLNEFGFDSGAASWRLFNTNTLTVGAPLASPLPAETITGIGFFGFIQQDSGKIRVDEVVVTGFVTNAPPEILAVNAQPATNVYAGTTLVLNVSADGAPSLNYQWRRNGTNLLNAPGISGATSSSLTLSNATPADSGVYHVVVSNAHGTNTSAPVPISVNVATPAIVDWSEFNANGAIAVASQETNTLTVSWTNRSGNAFRVRFNLMPGQVLLRSVETAGGPGAAFTTIAQDVDVRYRVTLGSRFEKAGWPYIFFDRVDANSPAPIPHLSSLDPKKVRVVSDSPHRARLIFSGLQIGPYVGEMTCVIYDGSPFVQFQASMEVTRPWAAYLYDALFYADFANISYRDSHGTFQMTPAHSLSQTLPGEAARVLAKHRTIMGTVAGGTGTLAVMSPPHAAIYPIDQSDNYGFLQAGKKFIGTKMSYSADNRYRPWVDAPNGSTQRMDVFLVLGAGTPQATLTTVLDYTHGDFFKPLAGHYTMAEHFHPEFTANYRSGRDTVTPFKEAMQSIGVRIVQPMEFHGPGSPFNNMTNRLAELHDMFNIMAAHSDENFLFIPGEEYNNWFGGHWSYMFTRPVYFTGWPGQGTRPFKMTNLVAGTRTYPLVYQVGDADHMSQLLQEEGGLAWTSHPRIKGSRQNPDIFANTAFFKDDSFLAGDWKSMPLDLSKDRLGFRSFQLMDDVAQWGYRKSMLGEVDTFLLDATHEIYAHMNVNYLQLQEFPSKTNWASVVECVRNGEFFTTTGELLIHRWNATSAGVTATVEWYFPPAFAEITWGDDNGIRKLKRALTNGIEFETCELVMPADLSAANWVRFEVWDVARNGAFTQQRWLKAPAKPETITGATTSFTLIDSDTDAPVPGFDPIQPNAVLNKAALPPNLTIRANVSPLLMDSVVVDMNGVAVTRTQWPYSLAPCASGPGIGDSAAYNYAATVFNLGNHVITATPYRGAVAGKSLTLHFSVVHSNAPATSFNMDGKLDSHGYQVAPDGKLFAAIRGTVLYVAAPASGAADQFIFVTDQPGGLLPAPRSKAGLVAIDINTVPFLTHDSTSGLIAWDNGGTNAFAPEQASNAYMEGQLNLATAFGAVPPLIYIALAGYAPHEGGALLPGSQIASGNGDGNIDSTEFLSVPSATIRDDQLNGVLDVLEPGLSFTASFDTNPGMFIVRWPSVPGYTYQVYAANEIAQSFAPISGPLVANPGTFSMSYTDLPPATISRRFYRASRLVSSATPLSRFQFNGDFTDAGPASLAASATDVAFTTDCKEGDSAVEFNGVSSVIQTGGPNPVSGSFSVAFWLKTMGTNPGNPGDQWFLGAGLVDADTPGVNTDWGIAMTGSCVAFGIGGGSVGANATITSSPVADGHWNHVVASWNADTREMNLYLNGESNVAGMSASGEARVGAAEIVVGRCATASRFLRGLLDDIQIFDRVLTFRDISLLAHASGLSHP